In Prunus dulcis chromosome 1, ALMONDv2, whole genome shotgun sequence, the following are encoded in one genomic region:
- the LOC117616807 gene encoding arginine decarboxylase-like codes for MVSVSMFSASPSSFNLSFHFGLGNDWNFRTFARPSACLSQESRNLEPSKKQDKTSGIGKTRSATKDQIVISNVRISQRESSPPLVTALKASAEQNAATFHFPGHNRGRAAPSSLTQLIGLKPFLHDLPELPELDNLFSPRGPILDAQQQAASLFGSLETWFLVGGTTCGIQAAIMATCSPGEILILPRNSHISAISAMVLSGAVPKYIIPDYNFDWDIAGGVTPSQVETAIKEVEKEGQKPAAVLVTSPTYHGICSNLSEITQLCHSRGIPVIVDEAHGAHLGFHPQMPNSAMHQGADLAVQSTHKVLCSLTQSSMLHMSGSLVDREKISRCLQTLQSTSPSYLLLASLDAARAQISENPETMFGKALQLAIETKSMIRKISGISVLDAQSFPNFPAIDPLRLTIGFQQLGLSGYEADEILYEDHEIICELVETQSITFAMNLGTCREHVQRLVSGIKHLVAASASTPAAKRKVEGGNSALFADIETSLIPRDAFFSGKRRVSIENSLGEVCGELICPYPPGIPVMVPGETITKKALDYLLDVRSKGAVISGASDPQLSSIVVCNM; via the exons ATGGTCAGCGTTTCCATGTTCTCAGCCTCCCCATCCTCCTTCAACCTT AGTTTTCATTTTGGTCTTGGAAATGACTGGAATTTCAGGACTTTTGCTAGACCAAGCGCTTGTCTCTCCcag GAAAGTAGGAATTTAGAGCCAAGTAAGAAGCAAGATAAAACAAGTGGGATAGGGAAAACCAGGTCTGCCACAAAGGATCAGATTGTCATTTCTAACGTTCGGATATCTCAGCGGGAGAGCTCCCCTCCACTTGTTACTGCATTGAAGGCTTCAGCTGAACAAAATGCTGCTACCTTTCACTTCCCTGGGCACAACAGAGGTCGAGCTGCACCATCTTCTTTGACTCAGCTTATTGGTTTAAAACCATTTCTTCATGATTTACCTGAGCTTCCGGAGCTTGACAACCTCTTTTCTCCAAGAGGGCCCATTTTAGATGCTCAACAACAGGCAGCCAGTCTCTTTGGGTCATTGGAGACGTGGTTTCTTGTGGGTGGTACCACGTGTGGAATACAGGCAGCAATTATGGCTACATGTTCCCCTGGAGAAATTTTAATTCTCCCTCGCAATTCACATATATCAGCCATATCTGCTATGGTATTGTCTGGTGCAGTACCCAAGTACATCATCCCTGATTATAATTTTGACTGGGACATTGCTGGTGGCGTCACTCCATCACAG GTAGAGACAGCAATCAAGGAAGTGGAGAAAGAAGGGCAGAAGCCAGCTGCAGTTTTGGTCACTTCCCCCACTTATCATGGTATATGCAGCAACTTGAGCGAGATAACCCAATTGTGCCATTCTCGTGGAATCCCTGTGATTGTTGATGAGGCTCATGGGGCACATCTAGGATTTCATCCCCAGATGCCAAATTCAGCAATGCATCAAGGTGCTGATTTAGCTGTACAATCCACTCATAAGGTTCTTTGCTCTCTCACACAATCATCAATGTTGCACATGTCAGGGAGTCTTGTagatagagagaaaatttCAAGATGTCTTCAAACACTTCAAAGTACTAGTCCTAGTTATCTGCTTTTGGCATCATTAGATGCGGCTAGAGCTCAAATTAGTGAAAACCCAGAAACTATGTTTGGAAAGGCATTGCAATTGGCCATTGAAACTAAGAGTATGATAAGAAAGATTTCAGGTATTTCAGTGCTTGACGCTCAAAGTTTCCCTAATTTCCCTGCGATTGATCCCCTGCGGCTTACCATAGGATTTCAACAGCTTGGCCTATCTGGTTATGAAGCTGATGAAATTTTATATGAGGATCATGAAATCATTTGTGAACTTGTTGAAACCCAGTCCATTACATTTGCAATGAACCTTGGAACATGTAGAGAGCATGTCCAGAGGTTAGTGTCGGGAATAAAGCATCTAGTGGCCGCTTCTGCATCCACTCCGGCTGCTAAAAGAAAGGTCGAAGGTGGTAATTCTGCCCTCTTTGCAGATATAGAAACAAGCTTGATTCCTAGAGATGCCTTTTTCAGTGGTAAAAGGAGAGTGAGTATTGAAAACAGCCTTGGGGAAGTTTGTGGGGAGCTTATATGTCCATACCCGCCTGGGATTCCGGTAATGGTCCCCGGCGAGACTATCACAAAAAAAGCATTGGATTATCTGCTAGATGTTAGAAGCAAGGGTGCTGTCATCAGTGGAGCTTCTGATCCCCAACTCTCTTCCATAGTTGTCTGCAATATGTAG
- the LOC117621819 gene encoding methyl-CpG-binding domain-containing protein 2, whose amino-acid sequence MDSRNPTKITFKLRREEKNSFTQEDIHVPSASSLSSSSSSSSSSSDSDNEIIQAHFNSHQLVLYDPATAKANANANAVATVHEKVNRPNPFPFHRPSRVLPSVGAFTVQCASCFKWRLIPTKEKYEEIREHILEQPFYCETAREWRDFVSCDDPEDITQDGSRLWAIDKPNIAQPPPGWQRLLRIRGEGGTRFADVYYESPSGKKLRSSVEIQKYLLQHPEYLDAGVTMSQFSFQTPKPLQEDYVRKRPDNYVKKRPAHLTASSAAKRLLEPGAEVSPIAWVGPDDSPDLQLGRPACSPYSQAPLFDPFVRPTKKRATRIPSKIYRANAYSSTESR is encoded by the exons ATGGATTCTCGAAATCCCACCAAAATAACATTCAAGCTGAggagggaagaaaaaaacagcTTTACCCAAGAAGACATACATGTCCCTTCAGCTTCATCTttatcttcatcttcctcatcatcttcatcgtCATCTGATTCagacaatgaaataattcaagCCCATTTTAATTCTCATCAGCTGGTGCTCTATGACCCTGCAACAGCCAAGGCTAATGCTAATGCTAATGCTGTCGCTACAGTGCATGAGAAAGTGAACAGGCCCAATCCTTTTCCATTTCATCGTCCATCTAGGGTTTTGCCATCTGTTGGGGCCTTCACTGTGCAGTGTGCCAGCTGCTTCAAATGGAGGCTCATCCCAACAAAGGAAAAGTATGAAGAGATTCGTGAACACATTCTGGAGCAGCCCTTTTACTGCGAAACGGCACGGGAATGGCgggattttgtttcttgtgaTGATCCAGAAGACATTACTCAAGATGGAAGTAGGCTCTGGGCAATTGATAAGCCCAACATTGCTCAGCCCCCACCCGGCTGGCAACGCTTGCTGAGGATTAGAGGTGAAGGAGGCACCAGATTTGCAGACGT GTACTATGAATCACCATCAGGCAAGAAACTTCGATCATCGGTGGAGATCCAAAA GTATTTGCTTCAACATCCTGAGTATCTGGATGCGGGGGTTACTATGTCACAATTCTCGTTTCAAACTCCAAAGCCTTTGCAGGAAGATTATGTGAGGAAGCGTCCTGATAATTATGTGAAGAAGCGTCCTGCTCACTTGACAGCTTCTTCTGCTGCCAAGAGACTTCTTGAACCTGGTGCAGAAG TAAGTCCCATAGCATGGGTTGGTCCAGATGACTCCCCAGACTTGCAACTTGGTAGGCCAGCATGCTCTCCATACTCACAGGCACCTCTGTTTGATCCTTTTGTTCGACCAACAAAGAAACGAGCAACAAGAATTCCATCAAAGATTTACAGGGCTAATGCATATAGTAGCACAGAGTCAAGGTAG
- the LOC117621828 gene encoding mitochondrial import receptor subunit TOM7-1-like → MASKITLKSKGKTTNKGSKGSDERSVAQSVKEWSTWAMKKAKVVTHYGFIPLIIVIGMNSEPKPQLSQLLSPV, encoded by the coding sequence ATGGCGTCGAAGATTACTCTGAAGAGCAAGGGCAAAACGACGAATAAGGGCTCCAAAGGCTCTGATGAGCGCTCGGTGGCCCAGTCCGTGAAGGAGTGGAGCACGTGGGCCATGAAGAAGGCCAAGGTCGTCACCCACTACGGCTTCATTCCCCTGATCATCGTCATCGGCATGAACTCGGAGCCTAAGCCACAGCTTTCTCAGCTTCTCAGCCCCGTCTGA